A stretch of Acropora muricata isolate sample 2 chromosome 7, ASM3666990v1, whole genome shotgun sequence DNA encodes these proteins:
- the LOC136923636 gene encoding tetratricopeptide repeat protein 28-like encodes MDDKAETEKASNNQGTDFHSWGELGKTIESYEKDLEIAIEIGDRAREGNAYGSLGNAYRLLGDFRRAIEYHEKNSRLAIEIGDRAGEGEAYGNLGCTYDSMGDFHKAIEYHEKYLKIAIEIGDLDGKGRAIGGLGNAYDSLGDFRKAIEYHENALNIAKEIDDKEGEGVAYGNLGNAFFSLADFRKAIECHEKHLKIAMELGLLGGEGTACGNIGNAYHALADFQKATEYNQRALKTAIEIANREGEGMAYGNLGNSCNSLGDFLKALDYHEKHLKIAREIGHRAGEGTAYGNLGYTYRSLGDFRKAIEFHEKDLNIAVQVGDRAGEGTAYGNLGRAYQSLGEFRKAIEYHEEHLEIAKKVGDRAGEGRAYGNLGNAYQSLGDYQKAIDYHEKRLKISREIGDRAGVGATYGNLGIVYKSLGDYRKATEYHEKDLKIAKEIGDRAGEGAAYGNLGNAYKSLGDYRKAIEYHEKRLKIAKEIGDRAGEGRAYGNLGNAYYLLNGYQEAIEYHEKSLKISKEIRDQAGEGRGYGNLGNAYESLGDYPKAIEYHEKHLIIANEIVDRAGEGEGCGYLGNAYQSLGDYRKAIEYHEKSLKIAKEIGDRAGEGAACGNLGNSYEALGENRKAIEYHEKDLKIAIEIVDRAGEGAAYGNLGNAYNSLGNSGKAIEYHEKHLKTAKEIGDRAGEGVACGNLGTAYQSLGDYRKSIEYHEIDLKIAINTGDRASEEAAYGNLGNAYKSLGDHRKATEYHEQHLKIAKEVGDRAGEGAACGNLGTNYQSLGDYRKAIEYHEKHLKTAKEIGDRYGEGRAYENLATAYQSLGDYRKATEYHKKNLKIAIQIGDRPGEGAAYGNLGNAYKSLGDQKKAIEYHEKHLKIAKEIGDRAGVGGACGNLGIAYQSLGDYREAIEYHEKRLKIAKEIGSRAAEGRAYGNLGIAYQSLGDYRKAIDYHKKRLKIANEIGDRAGEGRAHGNLGNAYQSLGDYRKAIEFHEKRLRNAEEIGDRAREGAAYGNLGNTYQSLGDYEKAIEYHEKRLKLAEEIGDRAGEGRAYGNLGNAYQSLGDYRKATEYHEKNLKIVKEIGDWAGEGAAYRHLGISFQSLGAYEKAIEYHEKRLKISNR; translated from the coding sequence ATGGATGACAAGGCAGAAACAGAAAAAGCCTCTAACAATCAAGGTACAGATTTCCACTCATGGGGTGAATTAGGAAAAACCATTGAGTCTTatgaaaaagatttggaaattgcaatagaaatcggtgatcgggccagagaaggaaaCGCTTATGGAAGTCTTGGTAACGCTTACCGcttactgggtgacttccgaagagcaattgagtatcatgaaaagaatTCGAgacttgcaatagaaataggtgatcgggctggagaaggagaagcctatggaaatctaggtTGCACTTACgactcaatgggtgacttccacaaagccattgagtatcatgaaaaatatctgaaaattgcaatagaaatcggtgacctaGACGGAAAAGGACGGGCCATTGGAggcctcggtaatgcctacgactcactaggtgatttccgaaaagccattgagtatcatgaaaatgctttaaacattgcaaaagaaatcgatgATAAAGAAGgcgaaggagtagcctatggaaatctcggtaatgctttcttttcattggctgacttccgaaaagccattgagtgtcatgaaaaacatttgaaaattgcaatggaactCGGTCTTCtaggcggagaaggaacggcctgtggaaatatcggtaatgcttatcaCGCACTGGCTGACTTCCAGAAAGCGACTGAGTATAACCAAAGAGCCcttaaaactgcaatagaaatcgctaatcgagaaggagaaggaatggcctatggaaatctcggcaattcttgcaactcattgggtgacttcctaAAAGCtcttgattatcatgaaaaacatttgaaaattgcaagagaaatcggtcATCGAGCCGGggaaggaacggcctatggaaatctcggttataCTTAccgttcactgggtgacttccgaaaagcaattgaatttcatgaaaaagatttgaataTTGCTGTACAggtcggtgatcgggccggagaaggaacggcctatggaaatctcggtcgtgcttaccagtcactgggtgaatTCAGGAAAgctattgaatatcatgaagaacatttggaaattgcaaaaaaagtcggtgatcgggccggagaaggaagggcttatggaaatctcggtaatgcttatcagtcactgggtgactatcaaaaagctattgattatcatgaaaaacgtttgaaaatttcaagagaaatcggtgatcgggccggtgtAGGAgcaacctatggaaatctcggtattgtttacaagtcactgggtgactatcgcaaagccactgagtatcatgaaaaagatttgaaaattgcaaaagaaatcggtgatcgggctggagaaggagcagcctatggaaatctcggtaatgcttacaagtcactgggtgactatcgaaaagctattgagtatcatgaaaaacgtttaaaaattgcaaaagaaatcggtgatcgggctggagaaggcaGAGCCTATGggaatctcggtaatgcttactatTTACTAAATGGCTATCAagaggccattgagtatcatgaaaaaagtttaaagatttcaaaagaaatcCGTGATCaggctggagaaggaagaggctacggaaatctcggtaatgcttacgagtcactgggtgactatccaaaagcgattgagtatcatgaaaaacatttgataaTAGCAAACGAAATCGTTGATCGTGCCGGAGAAGGAGAGGGATGTGGATATCTCGGTAATGcataccagtcactgggtgactatcgaaaagctattgagtatcatgaaaaaagtcttaaaattgcaaaagaaatcggtgatcgggccggagaaggagcagcctgtggaaatctcggtaattcttACGAGGCACTGGGTGAgaatcgaaaagccattgagtatcatgaaaaagatttaaaaattgcaatagaaatcgttgatcgggctggagaaggagcagcctatggaaatctcggtaatgcctacaaTTCACTGGGTAACtctggaaaagccattgagtatcatgaaaaacatttgaaaactgcaaaagaaatcggtgatcgggccggagaaggagtagcgtgtggaaatctcggtactgcttaccagtccctgggtgactatcgaaaatccattgagtatcatgaaatagatttgaaaattgcaataaataCCGGTGATCGGGCTAGCGAAGAAgcagcctacggaaatctcggcaatgcttacaagtcactgggtgaccatagaaaagccactgagtatcatgaacaacatttgaaaattgcaaaagaagtcggtgatcgagccggagaaggagcagcctgtggaaatctcggtactaaTTACCAGTCTctcggtgactatcgaaaagccattgagtatcatgaaaaacatttgaaaactgcaaaagaaatcggtgatcgttatggagaaggaagagcctatgaaaatctcgCTACTGCTTACCAAtccctgggtgactatcgaaaagccactgagtatcataaaaaaaatttgaaaattgccatacaaatcggtgatcggcctggagaaggagcagcctatggaaatctcggtaatgcttacaagtcactgggtgaccaaaaaaaagccattgagtatcatgaaaaacatttgaaaattgcaaaagaaatcggtgatcgggctggagtaGGAGGAGCCTGTGggaatctcggtattgcttaccagtcactgggtgactatcgagaagccattgagtatcatgaaaagcgtttgaaaattgcaaaggaaatcggAAGTCGGGCCGCAGagggaagagcctatggaaatctcggtattgcttaccagtcactgggtgactatcgaaaggccattgattatcataaaaaacgtttgaaaattgcaaacgaaatcggtgatcgggccggagagggaagagcccatggaaatctcggcaatgcttaccagtcactgggtgactatcgaaaagccattgagtttcatgaaaaacgtttgagaAATGCAGAAGAAATCGGGGATCGGGCtagagaaggagcagcctatggaaatctcggtaatacttaccagtcactgggtgactatgaaaaagccattgagtatcatgaaaaacgtttgaaacttgcagaagaaatcggtgatcgcgccggagaaggaagagcctatggaaatctcggtaatgcttaccagtcactgggtgactatcgaaaagccaccgagtatcatgaaaaaaatttgaaaattgtaaaagaaatcggtgattgggCCGGAGAGGGGGCAGCGTATAGACATCTCGGTATTTCTTTCCAGTCACTTGGTGCatatgaaaaagccattgagtatcatgaaaaacgtttgaaaatttcaaatcggtga
- the LOC136923203 gene encoding uncharacterized protein, producing MPSFRENRTSLLCAFDSGVINEEEFVLLYDINTAKSPDLPYWNYEQFDLDNLADEVCKAEFRFYKNDVYNLMEVLHLPDQFTCYNGLKIDGLEGFCMLLKRYAYPCRYLDMITRFARPVPQLCMASNLVMDYIYTAWGRLLTNLNQPWLSPVNLERFANAVFEKGAPLSNCIGFVDGTVRPVCRPGTNQRLLYNGHKKVHAIKFQSVVVPNGLVANLYGPVEGKRHDSYMLNQSDLYNQLVQYAVDTNGNVLCIYGDPAYPHRPQLQRPFQGPRITQHEKDWNTAMSKVRVSVEWVFGDIINYFKFLDFKKNLKVQLSAVGKMYIVCVLLQNARCCLYGSTTSEYFDIQPPSLVDYFI from the coding sequence ATGCCTTCATTTCGGGAAAATAGGACATCTCTTCTATGTGCATTTGATTCCGGAGTAATAAACGAAGAGGAATTTGTTCTTTTATATGACATAAACACTGCAAAGAGTCCTGATTTACCATACTGGAACTATGAACAGTTTGATCTCGATAACCTTGCCGACGAAGTTTGCAAGGCCGAATTTCGATTCTACAAAAACGATGTTTATAACTTGATGGAGGTTCTTCATCTTCCTGATCAATTCACCTGTTACAATGGGTTAAAAATAGATGGCTTAGAAGGATTTTGCATGTTGCTGAAACGATATGCTTACCCCTGTCGTTACCTGGATATGATCACCCGATTTGCAAGACCCGTCCCTCAGCTCTGTATGGCAAGCAATCTCGTTATGGATTACATCTATACAGCCTGGGGTCGTTTACTGACCAACCTTAATCAACCCTGGCTGTCTCCGGTGAATTTGGAAAGGTTTGCTAATGCAGTATTTGAAAAAGGTGCACCTTTATCGAATTGCATTGGCTTTGTTGATGGTACAGTCAGGCCAGTTTGCAGACCTGGCACAAATCAACGACTACTGTACAATGGACATAAAAAGGTCCATGCAATCAAATTTCAGTCTGTGGTTGTTCCGAATGGTCTAGTGGCAAATTTATATGGCCCAGTCGAAGGAAAAAGGCACGACAGTTACATGTTAAACCAATCTGACCTATACAACCAGTTAGTACAGTATGCTGTCGATACCAATGGTAACGTGTTATGTATCTATGGTGATCCTGCCTACCCGCACCGCCCACAGCTACAACGCCCTTTTCAAGGTCCAAGGATAACTCAGCATGAGAAAGATTGGAATACTGCCATGAGCAAAGTCAGAGTATCCGTCGAATGGGTATTTGGCGATATCATAAACTACTTCAAATTCCTGGATTTtaagaaaaacttgaaagtgCAACTCAGTGCTGTCGGCAAAATGTACATTGTTTGCGTGTTACTCCAAAATGCACGATGCTGTCTCTATGGTTCAACAACATCTGAATATTTTGATATACAGCCTCCATCTCTTGTGGATTATTTCATTTGA
- the LOC136921574 gene encoding caldesmon-like: MLRMRVPPSAGVVTTSRRAIRLCDRVATMTTTAEKASSKSSKKPMVWTDKHNEIFVAEMYLHEPWKYKKGSKERGNVWDMISESLNSNDHPKFAVCLKSVRDHYNHLEKEQRRKIREEEKASGIAPEHSAFDDSMEDIIERFKARDEEDQRQVAAYKEKADADAAVAADMRKASMETFSQTKKRKGEQEVKKTKRATGSDTVAFLREKAELDAELKREELKIREQEMRDKKAERDNLHAQQQAMSAMLHESMQQQQRQQAQLMQQIQLQNAALISLLSKQK; the protein is encoded by the exons TGTTGCGCATGCGTGTTCCCCCGTCTGCTGGCGTCGTGACAACGTCGAGGCGAGCAATTCGACTTTGTGATCGCGTCGCCACTATGACGACTACGGCTGAGAAAGCCTCTTCAAAAAG ttcaaaaAAGCCAATGGTGTGGACCGACAAGCACAATGAGATATTTGTAGCAGAAATGTACCTCCATGAACCCTGGAAATACAAAAAAGGATCCAAAGAGAGAGGCAATGTCTGGGATATGATCAGTGAATCCTTGAACAGTAATGATCATCCAAAATTTGCAGTGTGCCTGAAGTCTGTTCGAGACCATTACAATCATCTAGAGAAAGAACAGAGAAGAAAAATCCGGGAGGAGGAAAAAGCGTCTGGAATTGCCCCAGAGCACTCAGCCTTTGATGATTCCATGGAGGATATTATCGAGAGATTCAAGGCAAGAGATGAAGAAGACCAACGGCAGGTTGCAGCTTATAAGGAGAAAGCGGATGCAGATGCTGCTGTAGCAGCAGATATGAGAAAGGCCTCTATGGAAACATTTTCGCAAACCAAAAAACGGAAGGGGGaacaagaagtgaaaaaaaccaAGAGGGCTACAGGATCAGATACAGTAGCTTTTTTGAGAGAAAAGGCAGAGCTGGATGCCGAGTTGAAGAGAGAGGAGCTAAAGATCCGTGAGCAAGAGATGAGAGATAAAAAAGCTGAGCGAGATAATCTGCATGCTCAGCAACAAGCTATGTCTGCCATGTTACATGAAAGTATGCAACAGCAGCAACGGCAGCAAGCTCAGCTCATGCAGCAGATACAACTACAAAATGCTGCACTAATCTCATTGTTGTCCAAGCAAAAATAG